A window from Balearica regulorum gibbericeps isolate bBalReg1 chromosome 1, bBalReg1.pri, whole genome shotgun sequence encodes these proteins:
- the LRRC32 gene encoding transforming growth factor beta activator LRRC32 isoform X2, whose product MRETLETRTMKLYIVFFLAVVNRGTSNYQPTEGISCEMANSQAFCHSRELHQVPHELHPNVNKIDLSGNLIQSIPEMPLSFYTSLQCLDLSSNQISFITPGVFAHMTSLLEINLANNHLYELAQNGTEGIGLLPKVEILDLSHNSLYNGMAEFFIKQAPALQYLSLADNSIIFISHKMFQGSPNLVEIDLQSNIIMEIEEGAFEMLVNLSKLNLSMNSITCISDFNLRQLEILDLSRNSIETFHTTKSDDEYSLRCLDLSENKLLHFPVFPQVNKLVTLNLSKNLIQLTAESPHNKMDYMENEWLDASFHLLDQKQSRNKSSLYLSHLVYLDLSYNEIKSIPDEFFESMLSLHTLNLSKNCLQAFVVTYDSALISLTVLDLSYNALQNLLLDAGTLSNLKELYIQNNHLQTLQFNIFSSLPSLRLLNLQSNNISLCSMYSGLAKQRLAGEESGCVSFVDSPTLQYLYLADNMLNVLPAYTFYKTSLIVLDLSMNLGLKIEVKALSGLEKSLEYLYLHGNSLIDLNIDLPCFSHLKHLNLSENQLNWLPKWGSDSPLEVLDLRNNRFSTLQNSNILALENSLKNLYLTGNPLNCCGNIWLSSMIQNKNVQIPNVEHLTCQYTQNFGYQEEMHIRNIRPEDCEKEDLKKINFLIILTFVLVLSVIIIGVGLFFCFRRQNFSHQFKA is encoded by the exons ATGCGAGAAACCCTTGAAACAAG AACCATGAAACTGTACATCGTCTTCTTCCTGGCAGTGGTGAACAGAGGGACCTCTAACTACCAGCCCACAGAGGGGATATCCTGTGAAATG GCAAACTCACAGGCATTTTGCCACAGCAGAGAACTTCACCAAGTCCCTCATGAGCTGCAtccaaatgtaaacaaaatagaTCTGTCTGGAAATCTGATTCAAAGCATCCCTGAAATGCCGTTATCTTTTTACACTTCACTCCAGTGCCTGGATTTAAGCTCTAACCAGATAAGCTTCATCACGCCTGGAGTCTTTGCACACATGACAAGTTTGCTGGAAATAAATTTAGCCAACAACCACTTATATGAGCTTGCTCAGAATGGGACAGAAGGCATCGGACTTTTACCCAAGGTGGAAATACTGGACTTGTCCCACAACAGTCTCTACAATGGGATGGCTGAGTTTTTCATTAAACAAGCTCCAGCACTGCAGTATCTTTCCTTGGCAGACAACAGTATTATATTTATATCACACAAGATGTTTCAGGGATCTCCCAATCTTGTGGAGATAGATCTTCAGAGTAATATCATCATGGAAATAGAAGAAGGTGCTTTTGAGATGCTAGTGAACCTTTCCAAACTCAATCTTTCCATGAATTCAATTACTTGCATCTCTGATTTCAACCTCAGGCAGCTGGAGATACTTGACCTTAGCAGGAATAGCATTGAGACCTTCCACACCACAAAGTCAGATGATGAATATAGCTTAAGATGTTTGGATCTGAGTGAAAACAAACTGCTTCACTTCCCAGTCTTCCCCCAGGTAAATAAGCTGGTAACTCTGAATTTATCAAAGAATTTAATCCAGCTCACTGCTGAATCCCCTCATAATAAAATGGACTATATGGAAAATGAATGGCTAGAtgcttcttttcatcttcttgaTCAGAAGCAAAGTAGAAACAAAAGTTCTCTTTATTTATCCCACCTTGTATATTTAGACTTAAGTTATAATGAAATCAAATCCATTCCGGATGAGTTCTTTGAATCAATGTTGTCCCTTCACACCCTTAACCTCAGTAAAAACTGTCTTCAGGCATTTGTAGTAACTTATGACAGCGCATTGATCTCCCTAACTGTCCTTGACTTGAGCTACAATGCTTTGCAGAACCTTCTCCTAGATGCTGGCACGTTGTCAAATTTGAAGGAGCTCTATATTCAAAACAACCATCTTCAGACCCTGCAATTTAATATCTTCTCAAGTCTTCCTAGCCTCAGACTGCTTAATCTACAGAGCAATAATATCAGCCTTTGCAGCATGTACTCAGGATTAGCTAAGCAAAGACTTGCTGGAGAGGAAAGTGGTTGCGTATCATTTGTTGATTCTCCTACTCTTCAGTACTTGTACCTAGCCGACAACATGCTGAACGTCCTACCAGCATACACTTTCTACAAGACATCTCTGATTGTCTTGGATCTCTCCATGAACCTGGGACTGAAAATAGAAGTTAAAGCATTATCAGGACTGGAAAAGTCTCTGgaatatttgtatttacatGGCAATAGCCTGATAGATTTAAATATTGACTTGCCTTGTTTTAGTCACCTTAAACATTTAAACCTCTCTGAAAATCAGCTGAACTGGCTGCCTAAGTGGGGTAGTGACTCTCCACTGGAAGTTCTGGACCTACGGAACAATAGGTTTAGTACATTACAGAACAGCAATATTTTAGCGTTAGAAAATTCCCTTAAAAACTTGTATCTCACTGGGAACCCACTCAACTGCTGTGGAAACATCTGGCTCTCATCAATGATCCAGAACAAAAATGTCCAGATCCCCAACGTGGAGCACTTAACATGCCAGTACACTCAGAACTTCGGGTACCAGGAAGAAATGCACATCAGGAATATTAGACCAGAAGACTGTGAAAAAGAGGAtctgaagaaaatcaatttCCTTATTATATTAACGTTTGTGTTGGTTTTATCTGTGATCATCATTGGcgtgggtttgtttttttgcttcCGCAGGCAAAACTTTAGCCATCAGTTTAAAGCATAG
- the LRRC32 gene encoding transforming growth factor beta activator LRRC32 isoform X3: MKLYIVFFLAVVNRGTSNYQPTEGISCEMANSQAFCHSRELHQVPHELHPNVNKIDLSGNLIQSIPEMPLSFYTSLQCLDLSSNQISFITPGVFAHMTSLLEINLANNHLYELAQNGTEGIGLLPKVEILDLSHNSLYNGMAEFFIKQAPALQYLSLADNSIIFISHKMFQGSPNLVEIDLQSNIIMEIEEGAFEMLVNLSKLNLSMNSITCISDFNLRQLEILDLSRNSIETFHTTKSDDEYSLRCLDLSENKLLHFPVFPQVNKLVTLNLSKNLIQLTAESPHNKMDYMENEWLDASFHLLDQKQSRNKSSLYLSHLVYLDLSYNEIKSIPDEFFESMLSLHTLNLSKNCLQAFVVTYDSALISLTVLDLSYNALQNLLLDAGTLSNLKELYIQNNHLQTLQFNIFSSLPSLRLLNLQSNNISLCSMYSGLAKQRLAGEESGCVSFVDSPTLQYLYLADNMLNVLPAYTFYKTSLIVLDLSMNLGLKIEVKALSGLEKSLEYLYLHGNSLIDLNIDLPCFSHLKHLNLSENQLNWLPKWGSDSPLEVLDLRNNRFSTLQNSNILALENSLKNLYLTGNPLNCCGNIWLSSMIQNKNVQIPNVEHLTCQYTQNFGYQEEMHIRNIRPEDCEKEDLKKINFLIILTFVLVLSVIIIGVGLFFCFRRQNFSHQFKA, translated from the exons ATGAAACTGTACATCGTCTTCTTCCTGGCAGTGGTGAACAGAGGGACCTCTAACTACCAGCCCACAGAGGGGATATCCTGTGAAATG GCAAACTCACAGGCATTTTGCCACAGCAGAGAACTTCACCAAGTCCCTCATGAGCTGCAtccaaatgtaaacaaaatagaTCTGTCTGGAAATCTGATTCAAAGCATCCCTGAAATGCCGTTATCTTTTTACACTTCACTCCAGTGCCTGGATTTAAGCTCTAACCAGATAAGCTTCATCACGCCTGGAGTCTTTGCACACATGACAAGTTTGCTGGAAATAAATTTAGCCAACAACCACTTATATGAGCTTGCTCAGAATGGGACAGAAGGCATCGGACTTTTACCCAAGGTGGAAATACTGGACTTGTCCCACAACAGTCTCTACAATGGGATGGCTGAGTTTTTCATTAAACAAGCTCCAGCACTGCAGTATCTTTCCTTGGCAGACAACAGTATTATATTTATATCACACAAGATGTTTCAGGGATCTCCCAATCTTGTGGAGATAGATCTTCAGAGTAATATCATCATGGAAATAGAAGAAGGTGCTTTTGAGATGCTAGTGAACCTTTCCAAACTCAATCTTTCCATGAATTCAATTACTTGCATCTCTGATTTCAACCTCAGGCAGCTGGAGATACTTGACCTTAGCAGGAATAGCATTGAGACCTTCCACACCACAAAGTCAGATGATGAATATAGCTTAAGATGTTTGGATCTGAGTGAAAACAAACTGCTTCACTTCCCAGTCTTCCCCCAGGTAAATAAGCTGGTAACTCTGAATTTATCAAAGAATTTAATCCAGCTCACTGCTGAATCCCCTCATAATAAAATGGACTATATGGAAAATGAATGGCTAGAtgcttcttttcatcttcttgaTCAGAAGCAAAGTAGAAACAAAAGTTCTCTTTATTTATCCCACCTTGTATATTTAGACTTAAGTTATAATGAAATCAAATCCATTCCGGATGAGTTCTTTGAATCAATGTTGTCCCTTCACACCCTTAACCTCAGTAAAAACTGTCTTCAGGCATTTGTAGTAACTTATGACAGCGCATTGATCTCCCTAACTGTCCTTGACTTGAGCTACAATGCTTTGCAGAACCTTCTCCTAGATGCTGGCACGTTGTCAAATTTGAAGGAGCTCTATATTCAAAACAACCATCTTCAGACCCTGCAATTTAATATCTTCTCAAGTCTTCCTAGCCTCAGACTGCTTAATCTACAGAGCAATAATATCAGCCTTTGCAGCATGTACTCAGGATTAGCTAAGCAAAGACTTGCTGGAGAGGAAAGTGGTTGCGTATCATTTGTTGATTCTCCTACTCTTCAGTACTTGTACCTAGCCGACAACATGCTGAACGTCCTACCAGCATACACTTTCTACAAGACATCTCTGATTGTCTTGGATCTCTCCATGAACCTGGGACTGAAAATAGAAGTTAAAGCATTATCAGGACTGGAAAAGTCTCTGgaatatttgtatttacatGGCAATAGCCTGATAGATTTAAATATTGACTTGCCTTGTTTTAGTCACCTTAAACATTTAAACCTCTCTGAAAATCAGCTGAACTGGCTGCCTAAGTGGGGTAGTGACTCTCCACTGGAAGTTCTGGACCTACGGAACAATAGGTTTAGTACATTACAGAACAGCAATATTTTAGCGTTAGAAAATTCCCTTAAAAACTTGTATCTCACTGGGAACCCACTCAACTGCTGTGGAAACATCTGGCTCTCATCAATGATCCAGAACAAAAATGTCCAGATCCCCAACGTGGAGCACTTAACATGCCAGTACACTCAGAACTTCGGGTACCAGGAAGAAATGCACATCAGGAATATTAGACCAGAAGACTGTGAAAAAGAGGAtctgaagaaaatcaatttCCTTATTATATTAACGTTTGTGTTGGTTTTATCTGTGATCATCATTGGcgtgggtttgtttttttgcttcCGCAGGCAAAACTTTAGCCATCAGTTTAAAGCATAG
- the LRRC32 gene encoding transforming growth factor beta activator LRRC32 isoform X1: MRETLETSRTMKLYIVFFLAVVNRGTSNYQPTEGISCEMANSQAFCHSRELHQVPHELHPNVNKIDLSGNLIQSIPEMPLSFYTSLQCLDLSSNQISFITPGVFAHMTSLLEINLANNHLYELAQNGTEGIGLLPKVEILDLSHNSLYNGMAEFFIKQAPALQYLSLADNSIIFISHKMFQGSPNLVEIDLQSNIIMEIEEGAFEMLVNLSKLNLSMNSITCISDFNLRQLEILDLSRNSIETFHTTKSDDEYSLRCLDLSENKLLHFPVFPQVNKLVTLNLSKNLIQLTAESPHNKMDYMENEWLDASFHLLDQKQSRNKSSLYLSHLVYLDLSYNEIKSIPDEFFESMLSLHTLNLSKNCLQAFVVTYDSALISLTVLDLSYNALQNLLLDAGTLSNLKELYIQNNHLQTLQFNIFSSLPSLRLLNLQSNNISLCSMYSGLAKQRLAGEESGCVSFVDSPTLQYLYLADNMLNVLPAYTFYKTSLIVLDLSMNLGLKIEVKALSGLEKSLEYLYLHGNSLIDLNIDLPCFSHLKHLNLSENQLNWLPKWGSDSPLEVLDLRNNRFSTLQNSNILALENSLKNLYLTGNPLNCCGNIWLSSMIQNKNVQIPNVEHLTCQYTQNFGYQEEMHIRNIRPEDCEKEDLKKINFLIILTFVLVLSVIIIGVGLFFCFRRQNFSHQFKA, encoded by the exons ATGCGAGAAACCCTTGAAACAA gCAGAACCATGAAACTGTACATCGTCTTCTTCCTGGCAGTGGTGAACAGAGGGACCTCTAACTACCAGCCCACAGAGGGGATATCCTGTGAAATG GCAAACTCACAGGCATTTTGCCACAGCAGAGAACTTCACCAAGTCCCTCATGAGCTGCAtccaaatgtaaacaaaatagaTCTGTCTGGAAATCTGATTCAAAGCATCCCTGAAATGCCGTTATCTTTTTACACTTCACTCCAGTGCCTGGATTTAAGCTCTAACCAGATAAGCTTCATCACGCCTGGAGTCTTTGCACACATGACAAGTTTGCTGGAAATAAATTTAGCCAACAACCACTTATATGAGCTTGCTCAGAATGGGACAGAAGGCATCGGACTTTTACCCAAGGTGGAAATACTGGACTTGTCCCACAACAGTCTCTACAATGGGATGGCTGAGTTTTTCATTAAACAAGCTCCAGCACTGCAGTATCTTTCCTTGGCAGACAACAGTATTATATTTATATCACACAAGATGTTTCAGGGATCTCCCAATCTTGTGGAGATAGATCTTCAGAGTAATATCATCATGGAAATAGAAGAAGGTGCTTTTGAGATGCTAGTGAACCTTTCCAAACTCAATCTTTCCATGAATTCAATTACTTGCATCTCTGATTTCAACCTCAGGCAGCTGGAGATACTTGACCTTAGCAGGAATAGCATTGAGACCTTCCACACCACAAAGTCAGATGATGAATATAGCTTAAGATGTTTGGATCTGAGTGAAAACAAACTGCTTCACTTCCCAGTCTTCCCCCAGGTAAATAAGCTGGTAACTCTGAATTTATCAAAGAATTTAATCCAGCTCACTGCTGAATCCCCTCATAATAAAATGGACTATATGGAAAATGAATGGCTAGAtgcttcttttcatcttcttgaTCAGAAGCAAAGTAGAAACAAAAGTTCTCTTTATTTATCCCACCTTGTATATTTAGACTTAAGTTATAATGAAATCAAATCCATTCCGGATGAGTTCTTTGAATCAATGTTGTCCCTTCACACCCTTAACCTCAGTAAAAACTGTCTTCAGGCATTTGTAGTAACTTATGACAGCGCATTGATCTCCCTAACTGTCCTTGACTTGAGCTACAATGCTTTGCAGAACCTTCTCCTAGATGCTGGCACGTTGTCAAATTTGAAGGAGCTCTATATTCAAAACAACCATCTTCAGACCCTGCAATTTAATATCTTCTCAAGTCTTCCTAGCCTCAGACTGCTTAATCTACAGAGCAATAATATCAGCCTTTGCAGCATGTACTCAGGATTAGCTAAGCAAAGACTTGCTGGAGAGGAAAGTGGTTGCGTATCATTTGTTGATTCTCCTACTCTTCAGTACTTGTACCTAGCCGACAACATGCTGAACGTCCTACCAGCATACACTTTCTACAAGACATCTCTGATTGTCTTGGATCTCTCCATGAACCTGGGACTGAAAATAGAAGTTAAAGCATTATCAGGACTGGAAAAGTCTCTGgaatatttgtatttacatGGCAATAGCCTGATAGATTTAAATATTGACTTGCCTTGTTTTAGTCACCTTAAACATTTAAACCTCTCTGAAAATCAGCTGAACTGGCTGCCTAAGTGGGGTAGTGACTCTCCACTGGAAGTTCTGGACCTACGGAACAATAGGTTTAGTACATTACAGAACAGCAATATTTTAGCGTTAGAAAATTCCCTTAAAAACTTGTATCTCACTGGGAACCCACTCAACTGCTGTGGAAACATCTGGCTCTCATCAATGATCCAGAACAAAAATGTCCAGATCCCCAACGTGGAGCACTTAACATGCCAGTACACTCAGAACTTCGGGTACCAGGAAGAAATGCACATCAGGAATATTAGACCAGAAGACTGTGAAAAAGAGGAtctgaagaaaatcaatttCCTTATTATATTAACGTTTGTGTTGGTTTTATCTGTGATCATCATTGGcgtgggtttgtttttttgcttcCGCAGGCAAAACTTTAGCCATCAGTTTAAAGCATAG